A genomic stretch from Microplitis mediator isolate UGA2020A chromosome 10, iyMicMedi2.1, whole genome shotgun sequence includes:
- the LOC130676759 gene encoding organic cation transporter protein-like isoform X2, giving the protein MEEENKLIKENCLLQAIDKLGRGSKFLWIIFIINILTSILWGINGLSYIFIAEVPEYCCSTPELENANWTMAQINNVSMVDECQKYDHNYTHLVNLGYENATKYVNELEFKPKIVYCTSFTFNNSKMSTIVDEWQLVCDKKLHRASTFLVYAVGMTCGSGILGTYADKYGRKNSLIIGMSMGAVYSSAFTILSEVSKDNLRKIFAAVLDCMSAVGTFCLVGMAYFIPNWRYLQMAISCFILPIAMLIWFIPESPRWLIAQNRHDEAQKIIEKYYKSFVMTSDHIVEGPSNEPRLSLSEHPEILKKDHTNCFHRNSVSLRILFKNSDLRKKLLIMYVTNYVTALVGFSLILSIDNFKSDRYIYMSIVGVNEILAHITASAVLIYFSCRNANILAYTVAFILMITILAVQKSKNIVIGLALAAKFCFSASYTANLVLNSELFPSIVRNTAFGTSLVMAQIGTMTAPYIVDLLGNVAWWAPTTLCSVLALIAGFLCLLIPQIKLIKKSDTNVNKQITVDGSNS; this is encoded by the exons atggaagaagaaaataaattaattaaagaaaattgtcTCTTACAAGCTATCGATAAATTAGGCAGAGGATCAAAATTTCtttggattatttttatcataaatattttaacgtcAATACTATGGGGAATAAATGGtttatcttatatttttattgctgaG gtACCCGAATATTGTTGCTCTACTCCAGAACTTGAAAATGCCAATTGGACTATGGCACAAATTAACAACGTGTCCATGGTTGACGAATGTCAGAAATATGATCATAATTATACGCATCTTGTGAATTTGGGATACGAAAATGCCACAAAATATGTCAATGAGCTTGAGTTTAAGCCAAAGATAGTTTACTGTACATCATTTACGTTCAATAACAGTAAAATGTCAACGATTGTCGACGAA TGGCAATTAGTGTGCGACAAAAAATTACATCGAGCAAGCACATTTTTAGTATATGCAGTAGGAATGACTTGTGGTTCAGGAATTTTAGGTACATATGCAGATAAATATGGCCGGAAAAACTCATTGATAATTG GAATGAGTATGGGTGCTGTTTATTCTTCGGCTTTCACTATTC tATCTGAAGTTTCAAAAGATAACCTGCGGAAAATATTCGCTGCTGTTCTTGACTGTATGTCTGCTGTTGGAACTTTTTGTCTTGTAGGAATGGCTTATTTTATACCTAATTGGCGATATTTACAAATGGCCATATCATGTTTTATTCTTCCGATCGCTATGTTGAtttg gtTTATACCGGAATCACCGCGATGGTTAATAGCACAAAATCGTCATGACGaagctcaaaaaataattgaaaaatattataaatcattTGTCATGACATCGGATCATATTGTAGAGGGTCCATCAAATGAACCCAGATTGTCATTATCAGAACATcccgaaatattaaaaaaagaccATACAAATTGTTTTCATCGTAATTCTGTAAGCTTACgaattctatttaaaaattcagatctgagaaaaaaacttttgattaTGTATGTTACAAATTATGTCACCGCGCTTGTCGGTTTTTCACTTA tTCTAAGTATTGATAACTTTAAATCAGACcgctacatatatatgtcaataGTAGGAGTTAATGAAATATTGGCCCATATAACAGCTTCGGCGGTTCTCATATATTTCAGTTGTCGAAATGCAAATATTTTGGCTTATACGGTTGCATTTATTTTGATGATAACAATATTAGCCGTccagaaaagtaaaaatatagttaTAGGTCTAGCATTAGCAgctaaattttgtttttccgCGAGTTATACCGCTAACTTGGTACTCAATTCCGAATTATTCCCTAGTATTGTTAGAAATACAGCATTTGGAACGAGTTTAGTAATGGCACAAATAGGAACTATGACAGCGCCATATATTGTTGATTTGCTTGGTAATGTTGCTTGGTGGGCTCCCACTACACTTTGTAGTGTTTTAGCACTCATTGCTGGTTTTTTATGTCTTCTTATACctcaaataaaactaattaaaaaaagtgataCTAATGTAAACAAGCAGATAACGGTAGATGGTTCAAATTCCTAG
- the LOC130676759 gene encoding organic cation transporter protein-like isoform X1, whose protein sequence is MEEENKLIKENCLLQAIDKLGRGSKFLWIIFIINILTSILWGINGLSYIFIAEVPEYCCSTPELENANWTMAQINNVSMVDECQKYDHNYTHLVNLGYENATKYVNELEFKPKIVYCTSFTFNNSKMSTIVDEWQLVCDKKLHRASTFLVYAVGMTCGSGILGTYADKYGRKNSLIIGIILNIIAGPSSALVPWFWAYVILKFLTGMSMGAVYSSAFTILSEVSKDNLRKIFAAVLDCMSAVGTFCLVGMAYFIPNWRYLQMAISCFILPIAMLIWFIPESPRWLIAQNRHDEAQKIIEKYYKSFVMTSDHIVEGPSNEPRLSLSEHPEILKKDHTNCFHRNSVSLRILFKNSDLRKKLLIMYVTNYVTALVGFSLILSIDNFKSDRYIYMSIVGVNEILAHITASAVLIYFSCRNANILAYTVAFILMITILAVQKSKNIVIGLALAAKFCFSASYTANLVLNSELFPSIVRNTAFGTSLVMAQIGTMTAPYIVDLLGNVAWWAPTTLCSVLALIAGFLCLLIPQIKLIKKSDTNVNKQITVDGSNS, encoded by the exons atggaagaagaaaataaattaattaaagaaaattgtcTCTTACAAGCTATCGATAAATTAGGCAGAGGATCAAAATTTCtttggattatttttatcataaatattttaacgtcAATACTATGGGGAATAAATGGtttatcttatatttttattgctgaG gtACCCGAATATTGTTGCTCTACTCCAGAACTTGAAAATGCCAATTGGACTATGGCACAAATTAACAACGTGTCCATGGTTGACGAATGTCAGAAATATGATCATAATTATACGCATCTTGTGAATTTGGGATACGAAAATGCCACAAAATATGTCAATGAGCTTGAGTTTAAGCCAAAGATAGTTTACTGTACATCATTTACGTTCAATAACAGTAAAATGTCAACGATTGTCGACGAA TGGCAATTAGTGTGCGACAAAAAATTACATCGAGCAAGCACATTTTTAGTATATGCAGTAGGAATGACTTGTGGTTCAGGAATTTTAGGTACATATGCAGATAAATATGGCCGGAAAAACTCATTGATAATTGGTATAATTTTGAACATTATTGCTGGACCTTCAAGTGCATTGGTACCATGGTTTTGGGCTTatgttattttgaaatttctcacaGGAATGAGTATGGGTGCTGTTTATTCTTCGGCTTTCACTATTC tATCTGAAGTTTCAAAAGATAACCTGCGGAAAATATTCGCTGCTGTTCTTGACTGTATGTCTGCTGTTGGAACTTTTTGTCTTGTAGGAATGGCTTATTTTATACCTAATTGGCGATATTTACAAATGGCCATATCATGTTTTATTCTTCCGATCGCTATGTTGAtttg gtTTATACCGGAATCACCGCGATGGTTAATAGCACAAAATCGTCATGACGaagctcaaaaaataattgaaaaatattataaatcattTGTCATGACATCGGATCATATTGTAGAGGGTCCATCAAATGAACCCAGATTGTCATTATCAGAACATcccgaaatattaaaaaaagaccATACAAATTGTTTTCATCGTAATTCTGTAAGCTTACgaattctatttaaaaattcagatctgagaaaaaaacttttgattaTGTATGTTACAAATTATGTCACCGCGCTTGTCGGTTTTTCACTTA tTCTAAGTATTGATAACTTTAAATCAGACcgctacatatatatgtcaataGTAGGAGTTAATGAAATATTGGCCCATATAACAGCTTCGGCGGTTCTCATATATTTCAGTTGTCGAAATGCAAATATTTTGGCTTATACGGTTGCATTTATTTTGATGATAACAATATTAGCCGTccagaaaagtaaaaatatagttaTAGGTCTAGCATTAGCAgctaaattttgtttttccgCGAGTTATACCGCTAACTTGGTACTCAATTCCGAATTATTCCCTAGTATTGTTAGAAATACAGCATTTGGAACGAGTTTAGTAATGGCACAAATAGGAACTATGACAGCGCCATATATTGTTGATTTGCTTGGTAATGTTGCTTGGTGGGCTCCCACTACACTTTGTAGTGTTTTAGCACTCATTGCTGGTTTTTTATGTCTTCTTATACctcaaataaaactaattaaaaaaagtgataCTAATGTAAACAAGCAGATAACGGTAGATGGTTCAAATTCCTAG